The following proteins are encoded in a genomic region of Burkholderia gladioli:
- a CDS encoding helix-turn-helix transcriptional regulator encodes MDESFPQPALPVSERVLNVLKRRGPQQSAELGACLGTTSEAARQQLKKLEAEGLVAAENMPQGVGRPARVWRLTALGHGHFPDAHADMTVDLIRIIRGTLGEPTLDLLIRAREAETRESYARALAGVTGLEARLAKLAELRDREGYFAEWARAEDGDGWLLIENHCPICAAATACQGFCRSELEIFREMLGDAASIERVEHVPAGARRCVYRVRERAAA; translated from the coding sequence ATGGACGAATCCTTTCCGCAGCCCGCGCTGCCTGTTTCCGAGCGCGTGCTGAACGTATTGAAACGCCGCGGCCCGCAGCAATCGGCCGAGCTGGGTGCCTGCCTCGGCACCACCTCGGAGGCCGCGCGGCAGCAGTTGAAGAAGCTGGAGGCGGAGGGCCTGGTGGCGGCCGAGAACATGCCGCAGGGCGTCGGGCGGCCGGCGCGGGTCTGGCGGCTCACGGCGCTCGGGCACGGGCATTTCCCCGACGCGCATGCGGACATGACGGTCGACCTGATCCGCATCATCCGCGGCACGCTGGGCGAGCCCACGCTCGACCTGCTGATCCGCGCGCGCGAGGCCGAGACGCGCGAGAGTTATGCGCGCGCGCTGGCGGGCGTGACCGGGCTCGAGGCGCGCCTCGCGAAGCTGGCCGAGCTGCGCGATCGCGAGGGGTATTTCGCGGAATGGGCGCGCGCCGAGGACGGCGACGGCTGGCTGCTGATCGAAAACCATTGTCCGATCTGCGCGGCGGCCACCGCCTGCCAGGGGTTCTGCCGCTCGGAGCTGGAGATCTTTCGCGAGATGCTCGGCGACGCGGCCTCGATCGAGCGCGTCGAGCACGTGCCGGCGGGCGCGCGGCGCTGCGTCTATCGCGTGCGGGAGCGGGCCGCCGCCTGA
- a CDS encoding MFS transporter — protein sequence MSPATTTSSWGELLSGRNGLRSIALAGGVALHAINIYLATTILPSVVHEIGGLEYYAWNTTLFMAASIVGAPLSTNLLARVGPRAAYLVALAVFCAGTLACAAARDMPWMLAGRVAQGFGGGILVALSYALIRIVFAPRLWSRGMGMVSGMWGIATLCGPAIGGLFAESGHWRLAFLALLPIAALLALIVITQLPARQTQRVPAAPAALGRILLLAASVLVVSVASLSRSAAANVAGIAVGVALTLWIARLERDPRVRLLPSGAYSLRQPLGAIYACMSLLGIGVTTEIFVPYFLQTIHAQPPLLAGYLSALMAAGWSIGSLVGSGRGPRAARVLMRGGPVLVALALLALALLMPVPGLLAAGAGMAALCGALVAVGLGVGMGWPHLLTQVLTRAPAGQEDLASASLTTVQLYATAIGSALAGLVANLGGFTEPGGLDGARQAAAWLFAVFAIAPLLAAILVRRVSGAPPAAVAAPVAAASTSTEDA from the coding sequence ATGAGCCCGGCCACCACCACCTCCTCCTGGGGCGAGCTGCTGTCCGGCCGCAACGGCCTGCGCTCGATCGCGCTGGCCGGCGGCGTCGCACTGCACGCGATCAACATCTACCTCGCCACCACCATCCTGCCTTCGGTCGTGCACGAGATCGGCGGCCTCGAGTACTACGCCTGGAACACCACCTTGTTCATGGCGGCCTCGATCGTCGGCGCGCCCTTGTCGACCAACCTGCTGGCCCGGGTCGGGCCGCGCGCCGCGTACCTGGTCGCGCTGGCGGTGTTCTGCGCCGGCACGCTGGCCTGCGCGGCCGCGCGCGACATGCCCTGGATGCTGGCCGGGCGCGTGGCGCAGGGTTTCGGCGGCGGGATCCTGGTCGCGCTCAGCTACGCGCTGATCCGCATCGTGTTCGCGCCGCGGCTCTGGTCGCGCGGCATGGGCATGGTGTCGGGCATGTGGGGCATCGCCACGCTCTGCGGCCCGGCGATCGGCGGCCTGTTCGCCGAATCGGGCCACTGGCGGCTGGCCTTCCTCGCCCTGCTGCCGATCGCGGCCCTGCTGGCCCTGATCGTGATCACGCAACTGCCGGCACGACAGACGCAACGCGTCCCGGCCGCGCCCGCCGCGCTCGGCCGGATCCTGCTGCTGGCCGCCTCGGTGCTGGTGGTGTCGGTGGCGAGCCTGTCGCGCAGCGCCGCGGCGAACGTGGCCGGCATCGCCGTCGGCGTCGCGCTCACGCTCTGGATCGCGCGCCTGGAGCGCGACCCGCGCGTGAGACTGCTGCCGAGCGGCGCCTATTCGCTGCGCCAGCCGCTCGGCGCGATCTACGCCTGCATGAGCCTGCTCGGGATCGGCGTGACCACCGAGATCTTCGTGCCGTATTTCCTGCAGACGATCCATGCCCAGCCGCCGCTGCTGGCCGGCTACCTGAGCGCCCTGATGGCGGCCGGCTGGTCGATCGGCTCGCTGGTCGGCTCGGGCCGCGGCCCGCGCGCGGCGCGCGTGCTGATGCGCGGCGGGCCGGTGCTGGTCGCGCTGGCCTTGCTCGCGCTCGCGCTGCTGATGCCGGTGCCGGGCCTGCTGGCCGCCGGCGCGGGTATGGCGGCGCTGTGCGGCGCGCTGGTGGCGGTCGGGCTCGGCGTCGGGATGGGCTGGCCGCATCTGCTCACGCAGGTGCTGACGCGCGCGCCCGCCGGCCAGGAAGACCTCGCTTCCGCCTCGCTCACCACGGTCCAGCTTTACGCGACGGCGATCGGCTCGGCGCTGGCCGGGCTGGTCGCGAATCTCGGCGGCTTCACCGAGCCGGGTGGCCTGGACGGCGCACGGCAGGCGGCTGCCTGGCTGTTCGCGGTATTCGCGATCGCGCCGCTGCTGGCCGCGATCCTGGTGCGACGCGTATCGGGGGCGCCGCCGGCGGCAGTGGCCGCGCCCGTGGCGGCGGCCTCGACGTCGACCGAGGACGCTTAG